TCCTGATCTTCGCCGAGGTCGGCACTGTCGATGATGTCCTGAATGTCGTCGTTCAGGTTTTCATTAATAAGCTGTAATTCAGGAATTCGGTTTTCATAATAGAGAGGAACGGTAGCCCTGTCCTCAATGGACTGGCGGAAGTTATAAATGGAAATATAATCTCCGAACACTTCCCTGGTTTTTTCCTCGCCAGCCATAAGAGGAGTGCCCGTGAAGGCGATGAAGGAAGCGTTCGGCATAGCAGAGCGCATGTTGGCGGCAAGGGTATCATACTGGCTGCGGTGGGCTTCATCAACCAGAACAATAATGTCGTCACGGTCGGTTATCTTCGGGTATTTGCCGTCGCTTTCGCTTTGAAACTTTTGGATGAGGGTGAATACCATGCGGTGATTCTCTGCCAAAAGGCTTTTCAAGTGCTCGCGGCTTTCAGCCTGTATTCTTTGTTCGATAACCGCGCCTGCGGCTGCAAAGTTCTTGTATATTTGGTCATCCAGTTCCGTCCGGTCAGTAACGACTACAAATGTCCAGTTGCCGTGAATTTTGCGCAGGATCTTCTGACAGAAGAAGAGCATGGAATAAGACTTACCCGAACCCTGGGTGTGCCAGAACACCCCCAGGCGGCCTTTGTTTTCCCGCATCCTTTTCACTGCTTCGATGGCGTTGTTCACCCCGAGGTACTGGTGGTTCTTAGCGATCAATTTGACCAGTGAACCGCCGGCATCGCTGAACAGAGTGAAGTTTTCCACAATGTCCAAAAGCTTGTCCTTAGCACAGGTTCCGCGAATCATAGTTTCCAGGGAGACAACGCCTTTTTCGCCCTCGCTGTTAATCTTCTTCCATTCGGCAAAATGCTCCCATGACGCGCTCATGCTGCCGATGCGGCTCTGGCTACCGTTGGACAGGATGATGAAACCGTTGTACCAGAAGATCTGGGGTATGGTATTTTTGTAGTCCTTTAGGTTGTTGTTATAAGCATCCTCCAGCCTTTTGGAAGCGGATTTGAGTTCGATAAAAACCAAGGGTATGCCGTTGACAAAGCCGACAAGATCGGCGCGCCGCTTGTAAATCTCACCCGTTACCCAAAGCTGTGACGCGAGGAGAAAGTGGTTGTTTCCCGGATCGTTCCAGTCGATAATTCTCACTACGTCGTCTGTCTCTTCATCATCGGCGTTCTTGTACGCAACCTTCACTCCATCCTTGAGGAGTCTGTAAACCTCCCGGTTGGCTTGGACAGGACTCAAACTGCTGCGATCTCTGACGATTTCCTCTATAGCCAGGTTGATGGCCTCCCTACCCGCGTCGGGATTCAGTGTTTCCAGCGCATTACGTAGATACCGGGTCAGCACCACCTCGGAAGTGGTCTCCCGGCCGAGGGTCCCCGATGTGCCAAGGGTTTCGTGGAAGCAGTTGACGGTTTCCCAGCCGAGTTGCTTGAACAGGGCGATAGCCGGCTGTTCTATCAAGGCATCTTCACCGTACTGGTTCATTTAATCACCACCTACGGCAATATCCAGATCCTCCACATTCAATTCGCCCGAGATAAGCTTGGGTAAGAGCAGATCACGGGTACGGCGGAGGACGGTGTTTTGTTTGAGAAGAATGTTCAGGAATTTCCTATATCCCATAATTATCTCCTCAAACATATCTATGATTTCTTTCGGTGGTATTACTAAGCTGATATCTGTTATTACACTTGCGCTTGCACTTTTCCTTGTTGTTCCAGTAGAAGCTCTATTAATATAGTTTTGATAACGGTCGGAAAGCAAAAAGTAGAATAAATAGTAAGGCGCCACCGATAGTGATCTGATCTTCAAGCGTATAAGGTAGGAAGCAAATACAGCCTCTACAGATTGTTCAACAATACCAACCTTCCCGGGGTCTGCCATCCTAATAACAAGTATATCTCCCTGTTTAAGTTTATACTTCCTATAATCCTCATCATTAATAGTGCAAAACTGCACTTTATCCCAATCAATGTATGAGTTCTTATTAATATCAGTACCTCTAAGATATTTGGGTCCAACGGGTAAATCTCTTGCTGATTCTGTATAACCGTATTGCGTATCAACTAAATCTGATAATCTTTTAACCTCCCACCCCTCGGGTATCGGCCCCAATTCCGAATCCACCATCCTGACCTTCTCGTAGCCCGGGAACCTGAACTTTACAAACCATTCGCGGTAAATAAGCTGCGCCATTTCCTCTAGAATTCTGATGCGGCGGTTATTGTTATCAATCAGGTCGTCGTAGGCAGAGAGGATGGCAGCAATTTTGCGTTGAATAGGAAAATGTGGTAGGCAAATCTCCATCTCTTTTAACAAAGCAATCGTATAGGCGGGTTGGGATGACCCAATTACGCACTTCTTCAACTGCTCTCGTCCTTGGGGTGATAATAACCAATAATACAAGAAGCGGTTGTCCAGATTCCTGAAGTTAGTGAACCATGTAAGGTTTCCATCTTTGAAATAAAACTCTTCTCCATGCCTCACAACATATGGAACCCCGAGAGTTCCAACCGAGGTTAATAGTAGATCACCAGCCTTAGGTGTTCCAAATTTTGCCCGTATCTGTTCAAACTTAACCCGGTCGATGAATAACTCTGTTGAAACATCTAACTTGCCTTGATGTTTTTCTACAATTTCTTTCCCCCTATAAAAAGGTACTCCTTCAGGTTTATAATCAGCAGCGTATATGCGTTTGCTAGAAGTAATATCGCAAAGTTCACTCATTTTATAGAGCTTAGTCGAGCTTTTCATCAAAACCCTCCAATAACTTTCCCACATTCTCCCTTATCCTTTCCTCCAGCTCCGCTGCCTCGGCGTTGAGCTGCTCCAACTCTTCGTTCAGCTCTTGCAGCCTTTCCGTGAAATCATAGTCTTCCTCTTCCTTCTGAGCCACACCAACATACCTGCCGGGGTTGAGGCTCCAGCCCTGGGCTTCGATTTCCTCTATAGTCGCTACCTTGCACAGGCCAGGCACATCCACATATTTGCCTTCCGGAAACTTATCCTCGAGCATTTCATCCGACCCATTTACGGTCTCCACCGGCTCGCCCCGGTACAAGCGTACGATATTGGCGATAAACTCAATCTGTTCCGGGGTAAACTCGCGGTGGGCCCGGTCTACCTGGCGGTAGATGTTCCTCGCATCGATGAACAGCACTTTATTACCCCGCTCAGTCTGCCGTTTACCCTTGTCGAAGAACCAGAGGGTGCATGGTAGAGTAACGGTATAGAAGAAGTTAGGCCCGATGGTGATCATCACATCCACAACCCGGTCCTGGATGAGCTTTTTTCTTATCTCGAGTTCAGAACCCCTGGCATCGCTGGCAGAGTTGGCCATGACGAAGCCCGCCCGTCCAGTATCGTTTAAAGCGCTGTAAAACTCCTGGATCCAGATGTAGTTGGCGTTATCGACAGTGGGAAGCCCAAAAGGATAACGCGGGTCGTCTTTGATCTTCTCTTTGTCCACCCCGTCCACGTTGAAGGGGGGATTAGCCATGACAAAATCGAACCGGCCTATGCAGTTATGTACATTCTCGTAATAGGTGTTGGCCTGACGGATGTCCCCCGAAAGCCCGTGGACCGCGAGGTTCATCTTGCACAGTCTGACTGTTTCGGCCACTTTCTCCTGCCCGTAGATGGATATCTCACTGCTGGGGTTTTTCTTGTGATTCTGGACAAACCGGGCCGACTGGACAAACATGCCGCCTGACCCGCAGGCCGGGTCCAGGATGCGTCCTCGGTATGGCTCGATGACCTCGACAATTAGCTTTACCAGCGAAGTGGGCGTGTAAAATTCCCCGCCCCGCTGCCCTTCTGAACGTGCGAACTCGCCGAGAAAGTATTCATATACGTTGCCAAAAACGTCCCCTTCGACGTCCATCGGGATTTCGGAGAATGTTTTTAGTAGAGCTATCAGTGTATCGTTGTCCAGCCGGGTATAGGTTTTGGGAAGGACATCCTTAAGGTCTTCGTTCTCGGCTTCGATGGCTTTCATGGCTTCGTTCACAGCCTTCCCGATATTCTCCCCTTCCGGCAGCTTCAGGAGGTAAGAATATCTCGCCTGTTCTGGAAGGTACATAACCCCCCTGGCTTGATAGTCAGCTTTGCCAATAACACGCCTTGAACCTGCCTTAGCCTTTTTAGCCAGCTCCTTTTCGGCCATACTGAACTTGTGATCGGCAAAGCGCAGGAATATCAGCCCAAGCACGGGAACCGAGTATTCTGAAGCTTTTAATTTCGAGTTAGCTCTTAATTGGTCTGCCGCGTTCCACAGCTTCTTTTCTATTTCATTGTTGATTGACGGCATTGTCTGCACCTCGTTAATAGTTCGACTTAGCTCAATAAGAAATTCTCCTTTGTTTTCCCAAATCCTGCATAATTCGTTTAGATATCTTGATTTCCCTGCCAAAAACCCCTTACGGTTTACCGGTAATTCTCTGCTTACCTGTATGTAGCGCTAGCACCAATAATAGCCACAATATATTAGGTTAACAGCATTTAGGATTCGCTATATCTTCTATCGGGACAATTCCCCGAACCTCTAAACGGTCTGGATACACCCACAGCTTCACCTGCAACCTGTCAAGCAGTTCCTCCCAGGTTACTACCTTCTGTGGGAATCCGACCGTTAAATGTTTTTCATCGTGAACCTTCACAAAGGCAATATTTTCAGTAATTTTATCGTCATCCGGCTGGTAGCGGACATCAAACAGTTCCTCTTCAATCGCTTCTTTCACAACAGCAATATTCTGCTCCAGCTTTGTAAGGTTTTCCATCTCCGGCCAGTAATGCTCATAACGCCTGCGGACAGCAAGCTCCTGCTCCTTCAATTCATTGATTTGCCGCTTATAATCTTCGTGAGACAAAGCCCCGTCAACATAGACAGTAGCAAGCCTTTTCTGCTTCTCCTGCAGATGAGAAATTTGCTCTGTTATGGGAGAGAGCAGGGTTTCAAGTTCTTCTTTCCGGCGTTCCAGCGAACCGACGTACTCCTCGATGGCTTTCCGCATCTGGTCTTTGTCTTGAAGCATATCAATAAGCCGTTTTTTGACTTCTGCAGTAACTGCTTCGCCGTCAAGCACAGGGCTGTCGCATTTCGGGCTCCCGTCAAGGTGATACTGTTTCAATTTCCCGTTGCACTTGAAAACCAGCTTTGCGCCTTTGTTATACATAGCATCGTGAAACGGGCGCTGGCAGACACCGCAGAAGATACGACCGGCAAGTATAGGCTTGGGCCTCTTGCGGTTAAAGCCTCCTCTGGACTGCACTCTCTTTTCCTGCGCTTTCTCCCAGAGCATCTTGTCAATTATCGGCGGGAAGTCTACCTCAAACCACCCATCAGTTTTTTCCTTCTTTATTTTTTCGACCTGTTCTGGACTGACCTGCATTTTATCACCCCTCCAGAGATAATTTGTCCCGGCGTAAACAGTGTGAGTAAGAATGCGTTGGACGGTAGCGTCGCCCCAATGAGCCTGCATTTTTCCAGCGCGCCCTTTTCGGGTTTTGCGAAATTGGTTAGGCGTGGGTATACCGAGTTCAGTCAGCTTTTCGGCAATCCGCACCATACCCAAAGGCTGTCCTGACTCGTCTCCATAGACGTACCATTGGAAAATAAGCTTAACTATCTTGGCTTCATCTTCTCGAATTACCCACTCTTCCTTTTCGTCATCCCACCTGTAGCCAAAGGGTTGAGAGCCGCCGGAATACTTGCCTGCTTTTGCCAGCTTTTTCTTGCCGGTCACCGTCCTTAATTTGATAACTTCCCTTTCATACTCCGCAAAAGTGGCGAGGATGTTTGACTGCAGTTTACCTTCGGGAGTGTCATCGTTGGACCCCTGCACGAAAATAAAGCCGTCTCCTTTAAGGCCGCACCGCCTTACTTTTCGGGCTTCATCCCGCAGGGCGGCAAAAAGGGCTAAAGAGCGGGAAAGCCTGTCTTGGCGGTAGACGAAAATAGCGTCGTATTCTCCCGCTTGGTA
The sequence above is drawn from the Syntrophothermus lipocalidus DSM 12680 genome and encodes:
- a CDS encoding restriction endonuclease subunit S: MKSSTKLYKMSELCDITSSKRIYAADYKPEGVPFYRGKEIVEKHQGKLDVSTELFIDRVKFEQIRAKFGTPKAGDLLLTSVGTLGVPYVVRHGEEFYFKDGNLTWFTNFRNLDNRFLYYWLLSPQGREQLKKCVIGSSQPAYTIALLKEMEICLPHFPIQRKIAAILSAYDDLIDNNNRRIRILEEMAQLIYREWFVKFRFPGYEKVRMVDSELGPIPEGWEVKRLSDLVDTQYGYTESARDLPVGPKYLRGTDINKNSYIDWDKVQFCTINDEDYRKYKLKQGDILVIRMADPGKVGIVEQSVEAVFASYLIRLKIRSLSVAPYYLFYFLLSDRYQNYINRASTGTTRKSASASVITDISLVIPPKEIIDMFEEIIMGYRKFLNILLKQNTVLRRTRDLLLPKLISGELNVEDLDIAVGGD
- a CDS encoding class I SAM-dependent DNA methyltransferase, which encodes MPSINNEIEKKLWNAADQLRANSKLKASEYSVPVLGLIFLRFADHKFSMAEKELAKKAKAGSRRVIGKADYQARGVMYLPEQARYSYLLKLPEGENIGKAVNEAMKAIEAENEDLKDVLPKTYTRLDNDTLIALLKTFSEIPMDVEGDVFGNVYEYFLGEFARSEGQRGGEFYTPTSLVKLIVEVIEPYRGRILDPACGSGGMFVQSARFVQNHKKNPSSEISIYGQEKVAETVRLCKMNLAVHGLSGDIRQANTYYENVHNCIGRFDFVMANPPFNVDGVDKEKIKDDPRYPFGLPTVDNANYIWIQEFYSALNDTGRAGFVMANSASDARGSELEIRKKLIQDRVVDVMITIGPNFFYTVTLPCTLWFFDKGKRQTERGNKVLFIDARNIYRQVDRAHREFTPEQIEFIANIVRLYRGEPVETVNGSDEMLEDKFPEGKYVDVPGLCKVATIEEIEAQGWSLNPGRYVGVAQKEEEDYDFTERLQELNEELEQLNAEAAELEERIRENVGKLLEGFDEKLD
- a CDS encoding recombinase family protein; translation: MKQLIKRAAVLCRVSTEDQAEGTSLDTQAEICMEEAKRRGYHVTEEDVFKEDGYSGALGIDARPVLHQLWEKYQAGEYDAIFVYRQDRLSRSLALFAALRDEARKVRRCGLKGDGFIFVQGSNDDTPEGKLQSNILATFAEYEREVIKLRTVTGKKKLAKAGKYSGGSQPFGYRWDDEKEEWVIREDEAKIVKLIFQWYVYGDESGQPLGMVRIAEKLTELGIPTPNQFRKTRKGRAGKMQAHWGDATVQRILTHTVYAGTNYLWRGDKMQVSPEQVEKIKKEKTDGWFEVDFPPIIDKMLWEKAQEKRVQSRGGFNRKRPKPILAGRIFCGVCQRPFHDAMYNKGAKLVFKCNGKLKQYHLDGSPKCDSPVLDGEAVTAEVKKRLIDMLQDKDQMRKAIEEYVGSLERRKEELETLLSPITEQISHLQEKQKRLATVYVDGALSHEDYKRQINELKEQELAVRRRYEHYWPEMENLTKLEQNIAVVKEAIEEELFDVRYQPDDDKITENIAFVKVHDEKHLTVGFPQKVVTWEELLDRLQVKLWVYPDRLEVRGIVPIEDIANPKCC